A single Tamandua tetradactyla isolate mTamTet1 chromosome X, mTamTet1.pri, whole genome shotgun sequence DNA region contains:
- the LOC143671476 gene encoding 40-kDa huntingtin-associated protein-like produces the protein MAAAGVGMGGGAGLGPDAGDFLARYRLVSNKLKKRFLRKPNVAEAAEQFGQLGRELRAQECLPYAAWCQLAVARCQQALFHGPGEALALTEAARLFLLQERDARQRLACPAAYGEPLQAAASALGAAVRLHLELGQPAAAAALCLELAAALRDLGQPAAAAGHFQRAAQLQLPQLPLAALQALGDAASCQLLARDYNGALAVFTHMQRLAREHGYHPVAPPPAPPPLQPPGPQPAPGAAPSLPSLLAPNAATVAPASVALGAFSDVLVRCEVSRVLLLLLLQPPPAKLLPEHAHTLEKYSWEAFDSHGQEGSGQLPEELFLLLQSLVMATHEKDTEAIKSLQVEMWPLLSAEQNHLLHLILQETISPSGQGI, from the coding sequence ATGGCGGCTGCCGGGGTCGGCATGGGTGGCGGTGCAGGTCTGGGCCCCGATGCCGGGGATTTCCTGGCTCGGTACCGGCTGGTGTCGAACAAGCTGAAGAAGCGCTTCCTGAGAAAGCCGAACGTGGCGGAGGCCGCGGAGCAGTTCGGACAGCTGGGCCGCGAGCTTCGCGCCCAGGAGTGCCTCCCGTATGCGGCCTGGTGCCAGCTGGCGGTGGCGCGCTGTCAGCAGGCGCTGTTCCATGGGCCCGGGGAAGCGCTGGCCCTCACCGAGGCCGCGCgcctcttcctgcttcaggaGCGCGATGCGCGCCAGCGCCTGGCCTGCCCCGCTGCGTACGGGGAGCCGCTGCAGGCCGCCGCCAGCGCCTTGGGCGCCGCCGTGCGCCTGCACCTCGAGCTGGGCCagccggccgccgccgccgccctctGTCTCGAGCTCGCCGCCGCCCTGCGCGACTTGGGCCAGCCGGCCGCCGCCGCCGGACACTTCCAGCGAGCCGCCCAGCTCCAGTTGCCCCAGCTGCCTCTAGCCGCGCTGCAGGCGCTCGGCGACGCTGCCTCCTGCCAGCTGCTGGCCCGCGACTACAACGGGGCCTTGGCGGTCTTTACGCACATGCAGCGCCTCGCGCGGGAGCACGGCTACCACCCGGTGGCGCCGCCCCCAGCGCCGCCGCCGCTACAGCCTCCAGGACCGCAGCCCGCACCCGGCGCGGCGCCCTCGCTGCCGTCCCTGCTGGCTCCGAATGCCGCTACCGTAGCGCCTGCCTCCGTGGCGCTAGGCGCCTTCTCCGACGTGCTGGTGCGCTGCGAGGTGTCGCGCGTGCTGCTTCTGCTCCTCCTGCAACCGCCGCCCGCCAAACTGCTGCCCGAGCATGCCCACACCTTGGAGAAGTACTCCTGGGAGGCTTTTGACAGCCACGGGCAGGAGGGCAGTGGCCAGCTTCCCGAGGAGCTCTTTCTGCTGCTCCAGTCTCTAGTCATGGCAACGCACGAAAAGGACACGGAAGCCATCAAGTCGCTGCAGGTGGAGATGTGGCCGCTATTGAGTGCTGAGCAGAACCACCTCCTTCACCTCATTCTGCAAGAAACCATCTCCCCTTCTGGACAGGGGATCTGA
- the LOC143670264 gene encoding histone H2A-Bbd type 2/3-like, with product MPGQRSSGGSSRRRKRRNRSRTARAELTFSVSLVEHQLREGHYAQRLSSSAPVYLAAIIEYLTAKILELAGNEARHSRTRRITPGLVDMAVHNNALLSGLFGTTTISQVAPAQK from the coding sequence ATGCCGGGGCAGAGGAGCAGTGGAGGGTCATCGCGTCGTCGTAAGCGACGGAACCGCTCTCGCACCGCCCGAGCCGAACTGACCTTCTCCGTGAGCCTCGTGGAGCACCAGCTACGGGAAGGCCACTACGCCCAGCGCCTCAGCTCATCGGCGCCCGTCTACCTGGCTGCCATCATCGAGTATCTGACCGCCAAGATCCTGGAGCTGGCGGGCAACGAGGCGCGCCACAGCCGCACAAGGCGCATCACCCCGGGACTGGTGGACATGGCCGTGCATAACAACGCTCTGCTCAGTGGTCTCTTTGGGACCACCACCATCTCCCAGGTGGCTCCGGCCCAGAAGTAG